The proteins below come from a single Salinilacihabitans rarus genomic window:
- a CDS encoding DNA-directed DNA polymerase, whose product MTDAAQAGLGEFSTDPDERPDEEAAHVAGNGGGRTAEVIDVLEETLPEPEGELDLAVMQVDYTVAGYGDEERPIVHVFGRTPDGELEHVQVVGFRPYFYAPTATLDRPPAEAYDRLTGSEEEDANGDPYESIRGERLTKIFGQTPRDVGQVRDDFEHYEADILFPNRFLIDKDVRSGIRVPERRAEDDSLVVPHEEIETVDVDAEPRVQTFDIEVDDRSGFPEDGEEPIVCLTSHDSYRDEYVMWLYEAPIGDGEIPAEIVDYEPIEGPIDHEIRTFEAEEAMLDAFVEYIDETDPDVLTGWNFEDFDAPYFLDRLEELQGPHHEYDLSIDRLSRVDEVWRSNWGGPDIKGRVVFDLLYAYQRRVFSELDSYRLDAVGEAELGVGKERYAGDIGDLWEGDPTQLLAYNLRDVELCVELNDQQELIPFWREMATFVGCKLEDAPTPGDVVDMYVLHEANGRFALPSKGQQEAGEEYEGGAVFDPITGVKENVTVLDLKSLYPMCMVTINASPETKVDPEEYDGETYTAPSGTHFRKEPDGIIREMVNELLAEREEKKAQRDEHEPGTPEYEQYDRQQGAVKVIMNSLYGVSGWEQFRLYDKEAASAITATGREVIEFTETAANEIDYQVAYGDTDSVMLELGPEVSKDEAVEQSFEIEEYINSRYDDFAREDLNAEAHRFQIEFEKLYRRFFQAGTKKRYAGHIVWKEGKDVDDVDIVGFEYQRSDIAPITKEVQHEVIEMIVREGDVEGAKAYVNEVIEDVRTGDVSLDEIGIPGGIGKRLDNYDTDTAQVRGAKYANLLLGTNFQRGSKPKRLYLDRVDPSFFDRIEDREGLDARTDPLYGAFKRDPDVICFEYEDQVPEEFEVDYDKMLEKTLKGPIERILEALDVSWEEVKSGQEQTGLDQYW is encoded by the coding sequence ATGACCGATGCGGCTCAGGCCGGACTCGGGGAGTTCTCGACCGACCCCGACGAGCGGCCGGACGAGGAAGCCGCCCACGTCGCGGGCAACGGCGGCGGGCGAACGGCAGAGGTGATCGACGTTCTGGAGGAGACCCTGCCGGAACCCGAGGGCGAACTGGACCTCGCCGTGATGCAGGTCGACTACACCGTCGCCGGCTACGGGGACGAGGAGCGACCGATCGTCCACGTCTTCGGGCGCACACCCGACGGCGAACTCGAACACGTCCAGGTCGTCGGCTTCCGGCCGTACTTCTACGCGCCGACCGCGACGCTCGATCGACCGCCGGCGGAGGCCTACGACCGGCTGACCGGCAGCGAGGAGGAGGACGCGAACGGCGACCCCTACGAGAGCATCCGCGGGGAGCGCCTGACGAAGATCTTCGGCCAGACGCCGCGGGACGTCGGCCAGGTGCGCGACGACTTCGAGCACTACGAGGCGGACATCCTCTTCCCGAACCGGTTCCTGATCGACAAGGACGTTCGCAGCGGAATCCGGGTTCCGGAACGACGCGCCGAGGACGACTCGCTCGTCGTCCCCCACGAGGAGATCGAAACCGTCGACGTAGACGCCGAACCCCGCGTCCAGACGTTCGACATCGAGGTCGACGACCGCTCCGGCTTCCCCGAGGACGGCGAGGAGCCGATCGTCTGTCTGACCAGCCACGACTCCTACCGCGACGAGTACGTGATGTGGCTCTACGAGGCGCCGATCGGGGACGGCGAGATCCCGGCCGAGATCGTCGACTACGAACCGATCGAGGGACCGATCGACCACGAGATCCGAACCTTCGAGGCGGAGGAGGCGATGCTCGACGCCTTCGTCGAGTACATCGACGAGACCGACCCGGACGTGCTGACGGGCTGGAACTTCGAGGACTTCGACGCGCCGTACTTCCTCGATCGGCTGGAGGAACTCCAAGGCCCCCACCACGAGTACGACCTCTCGATCGATCGGCTCTCGCGGGTCGACGAGGTCTGGCGGAGCAACTGGGGCGGACCGGACATCAAGGGTCGAGTCGTCTTCGACCTGCTCTACGCCTACCAGCGGCGCGTGTTCTCCGAACTCGACTCGTATCGACTCGACGCCGTCGGCGAGGCCGAACTGGGCGTCGGCAAGGAACGCTACGCCGGCGACATCGGCGACCTCTGGGAGGGTGATCCGACACAACTGCTGGCGTACAACCTTCGCGACGTCGAACTCTGCGTCGAACTCAACGACCAGCAGGAACTGATCCCGTTCTGGCGGGAGATGGCCACCTTCGTCGGCTGCAAACTGGAGGACGCCCCCACGCCCGGCGACGTCGTGGACATGTACGTCCTCCACGAGGCGAACGGTCGGTTCGCGCTCCCCTCGAAGGGCCAGCAGGAGGCCGGCGAGGAGTACGAGGGCGGCGCGGTGTTCGACCCGATCACGGGCGTCAAGGAGAACGTCACCGTGCTCGACCTGAAGTCGCTGTACCCGATGTGTATGGTGACGATCAACGCCTCGCCCGAGACGAAAGTCGACCCCGAGGAGTACGACGGCGAGACCTACACCGCGCCCTCGGGGACGCACTTCCGGAAGGAACCGGACGGGATCATCCGGGAGATGGTCAACGAACTACTCGCGGAGCGCGAGGAGAAGAAAGCCCAGCGCGACGAGCACGAACCCGGCACGCCCGAGTACGAGCAGTACGATCGCCAGCAGGGCGCCGTGAAGGTCATCATGAACTCGCTGTACGGCGTCTCGGGCTGGGAACAGTTCCGCCTCTACGACAAGGAGGCCGCCTCCGCGATCACCGCGACCGGCCGCGAGGTGATCGAGTTCACCGAGACGGCCGCAAACGAGATCGACTACCAGGTCGCCTACGGGGACACCGACAGCGTCATGCTGGAACTCGGTCCCGAGGTGTCGAAAGACGAGGCGGTAGAGCAGTCCTTCGAGATCGAGGAGTACATCAACTCCCGCTACGACGACTTCGCGCGGGAGGACCTGAACGCCGAGGCACACCGGTTCCAGATCGAGTTCGAGAAGCTCTACCGGCGGTTCTTCCAGGCGGGGACCAAGAAGCGCTACGCGGGCCACATCGTCTGGAAGGAGGGCAAGGACGTCGACGACGTCGACATCGTCGGCTTCGAGTACCAGCGATCGGACATCGCGCCGATCACCAAGGAGGTCCAACACGAGGTCATCGAGATGATCGTCCGCGAGGGCGACGTCGAGGGCGCGAAGGCGTACGTCAACGAGGTCATCGAGGACGTCCGCACCGGCGACGTCTCGCTCGACGAGATCGGCATCCCCGGCGGGATCGGCAAGCGACTCGACAACTACGACACCGACACGGCCCAGGTCCGCGGCGCGAAGTACGCCAACTTGCTCCTCGGCACGAACTTCCAGCGCGGCAGCAAGCCCAAGCGACTGTACCTCGACCGGGTCGATCCGTCCTTCTTCGATCGCATCGAGGACCGAGAGGGACTCGAC